From a single Actinomyces viscosus genomic region:
- a CDS encoding class E sortase yields MARGGLVRHRAPGQSRAVRIFNGTLTGIGELLITAGLVVALFLCWQLWWTGIDANASAQAVATQFHDKQVESPKTEGTKHYDDPPVMDKAGYGETIGMLVVPKWYGVTNNNMPILEGTGSDVLDQAAAGHYPDTQQLGELGNFAIAGHRRTYGNSFRRIDLLQEGDEIVVSTANTWYVFTVTNHEIVQPEQVEVIAPVPDQPDVQPTERYITLTTCHGSTAGEFGNDQRWIVHAKFSYWMDRSEGRPASVLNDPGVN; encoded by the coding sequence ATGGCCAGAGGAGGTCTTGTGCGACACCGAGCGCCCGGTCAGAGCCGCGCTGTACGAATCTTCAATGGCACCTTGACCGGGATCGGCGAGCTGCTCATCACCGCCGGCCTCGTCGTCGCGCTCTTCCTGTGCTGGCAGCTGTGGTGGACCGGCATTGACGCCAACGCCAGTGCGCAGGCGGTGGCCACCCAGTTCCACGACAAGCAGGTGGAGTCCCCCAAGACCGAGGGGACCAAGCACTACGACGATCCTCCGGTGATGGACAAGGCCGGCTACGGCGAGACCATCGGGATGCTCGTCGTCCCCAAGTGGTACGGCGTCACCAACAACAACATGCCGATCCTGGAGGGCACCGGCTCCGACGTCCTGGACCAGGCCGCTGCCGGACACTACCCGGACACCCAGCAGCTCGGGGAGCTCGGCAACTTCGCCATCGCCGGGCACCGCCGCACCTACGGCAACTCCTTCCGCCGCATCGACCTGCTCCAGGAGGGCGACGAGATCGTCGTCTCCACCGCCAACACCTGGTACGTGTTCACGGTGACCAATCATGAGATCGTCCAGCCCGAGCAGGTGGAGGTCATCGCCCCGGTGCCGGATCAGCCCGATGTCCAGCCCACCGAGCGGTACATCACGCTGACCACCTGCCACGGCTCGACCGCCGGCGAGTTCGGCAACGACCAGCGCTGGATCGTCCACGCGAAGTTCTCCTACTGGATGGACCGCTCCGAGGGACGCCCGGCCTCTGTACTCAACGATCCGGGGGTCAACTGA